Proteins from one Canis aureus isolate CA01 chromosome 20, VMU_Caureus_v.1.0, whole genome shotgun sequence genomic window:
- the POLR2D gene encoding DNA-directed RNA polymerase II subunit RPB4, with protein MAAGGSDPRAGDVEEDASQLIFPKEFETAETLLNSEVHMLLEHRKQQNESAEDEQELSEVFMKTLNYTARFSRFKNRETIASVRSLLLQKKLHKFELACLANLCPETAEESKALIPSLEGRFEDEELQQILDDIQTKRSFQY; from the exons ATGGCGGCTGGAGGTAGCGATCCGCGGGCGGGCGACGTCGAGGAGGATGCCTCACAGCTCATCTTTCCCaaag AGTTTGAAACAGCGGAGACATTACTAAATTCAGAAGTTCATATGCTTCTGGAGCATCGAAAGCAACAGAATGAGAGTGCAGAGGATGAACAGGAACTTTCTGAGGTCTTCATGAAAACTTTAAATTATACAGCCCGTTTCAGCCGTTTCAAAAACAGAGAGACCATTGCCAGTGTCCGTAG CTTGTTGCTCCAGAAGAAGCTTCATAAGTTTGAGTTGGCCTGTTTGGCCAACCTTTGCCCAGAGACTGCTGAGGAGTCAAAGGCACTGATACCAAG CTTGGAGGGGCGGTTTGAAGATGAGGAGCTACAGCAGATTCTTGATGATATCCAGACCAAGCGCAGCTTTCAATATTAG